ATTTCTAGTGTATTGAATATGTCCTGGAACATCAGCTATAATAAATTTTCTTTTAGATGTAGAAAAATATTTATAGGCAACATCAATAGTTATACCTTGTTCTCTCTCGGCTCTTAATCCATCAGTAAACAGAGATAAATCGATTTTCTTTTTTTGATTATTTCCATGTTTTTTTATACTTTTTTCTGTGACTATAGATAATTGGTCCATAAGTATAGAATGACTATCGTACAATAATCGTCCAATAAGAGTACTTTTCCCATTATCTACGCTACCTGATGTCATAAATCTTAAAGTGTCCATTATGAATTTTTTAAAAGTATCCTTGTTTTTTTCTATCTTCCATAGCTGTTTCAGAAAAAGAATCGTCTATTCTGGTTTGACCTCTTTCACTTATTTTTGTATTTAAAAGTTCTTGAATTATTTGTTCAACATTAGTAGCCATTGATTCTATAGCTGCTGTGCAAGTCATATCTCCTATAGTACGATAACGTAATTTTTTGATGTGGACAACCTCATCAGGATTGGGTTTAATCAAATCAGATATTGCCATCCATTTTCCTCGAATATTAATAGCTCTTCTTTCATGCGAAAAATAAATGGAAGGCAATAAAATATTTTCTTTTTTTATATAATTCCATACATCTATTTCTGTCCAATTACTAATTGGAAAAACTCTCACATTTTCTCCTTTATATATTTTTCCATTATAAATATTCCATAATTCAGGTCTTTGCAGTTTAGGATCCCAGAATCCAAATTCATTTCTAATAGAAAAAATTCTTTCTTTGGATCTTGCTTTTTCTTCATCTCTACGTCCTCCTCCAATACATGCATCAAATTGAAATTCTTCAATAGTATCTATCAACGTATAAGATTGTAAAACATTCCTATTGGGAAATCTTCCTTTAGGCTCAGATAAATTTCTTTGAACTATAGTTTTTTCTACTTTTCGTATAATAATTTCTTCTTTAATTTCTTTTACTAGCCAATTTCTAAATTCCAATGTTTCAGGAAAATTATATCCAGTATCAATATGAACTAAAGGAAATGGTATTTTTCCAGGTTTAAAAGCTTTTAAGGCTAAATGAACTAATAAAATAGAGTCTTTTCCTCCAGAAAATAACAAACACGGTTTATCAAACTGTCCTGCTACTTCCCTATAAATATGAATAGATTCTGATTCTAATTCTTCTAAATAATTTAAATAATAAGTTTTCATGTTTCTCCATTTTGTGTAATTTTTTTTGAATTTTTACTTTTTAGTGTGTAACCCACATTCTTTTTTTATAGTGTCATCCTCCCACCACCAACGCCCACTTCGATAGCTCTCCCCAAATTTAACTGAACGAGTACATGGAGAACATCCTATGCTTAAAAAACCTTTGTCGTATAAAGGATTATAAGGAATTTTGTATTTTTTTACCATTTTCTCTATACTTTCTAATTTCCAATCATAAAGAGGATGATATTTAATCAAATGATATTTTGAATCCCATTCCAAATAATTTAGTTTTTTTCTCTCTACAGAATGTTCTGCTCGCAATCCGGTGACCCATACAAAGTTTCCTTTTAAAGCTCTTTTTAGTGGTTCTACTTTACGTAAAAAACAACATTTTACTCTATTTTTTACATTATCATAAAATGAATTTGGTCCATTTTCTGACAAAAATTTCTCCAAACTATCTTGATTAGGAGAATAAGCAGAAATAGAATATCCATAAAATTTATTTGTATCTTTCCAAACTTTATAAGTTTCTTCAAACAATCTTCCTGTATCTAAAGTGAATATTTTTATGGGAATTTTATTTGATAAAATAAAATGAGAAATTAATTGATCTTCAATGTTAAAACTTGTAGAAAAAACTATTTTTCCTGGAAAAAAATTTGAAAGAGTTCTTAATTTATCCTCTACAGAAGTGGACTTAATTTCTTTTGAAAGATCAGATAAACATTCTTGTGATGAAACTTTCCATTTCATATTTTTCATTCATTACCATAAAAACAAAAAACCCTTCGAATCATTCAAAGGGATGTCAGATAGATACAAAATCTATTCTTTTCACACAAATATAAGAATTTTATTATTAAATATTTTGATAAAAATATGTAATATTATTTTGTTTAAAAAATTTTGTAATCCCATGAAAAAAATTAAAGTAAATAATCCTATAGTAGAAATAGATGGAGATGAGATGGCCAGAATTATATGGAAATATATTAAAAAGTATTTTATTCTTCCTTACTTAGATATGGAGATCATTTATTTCGATCTAGAAATAAAAAATAGAAATCTTACCAATGATCAAATAACCATAAACGCTGCTTATGCCATAAAAAAATATAATGTTGGAATTAAATGTGCAACAATAACGCCAGATGAAGATAGGATGAAGGAATTTCATTTGAAAAAAATGTGGAAATCTCCAAATGGAACTATACGAAACATTATTAATGGAACTGTTTTCAGAGAACCTATCATAGTTAATAATATCCCTCGTTTAATACCAAATTGGAAAAATCCTATATGTATAGCCCGTCATGCTTATGCAGACCAATATAAAGCAACAGATTTTACAACTGAGGAAAAAGGAAAACTGTATATTTATTTTATTCCAGATAACAAAAAAAATAAATCAAAAAAATTTGAAATACATCATTTTATGGGCCCTGGAATTGCTATGGGAATGTACAATACGGATCAATCCATATGTGGATTTGCTCGTTCTTGTTTTAATTATTCCATATATAAAAAAATGCCTCTGTTTCTTTCTACCAAGAATACCATTATGAAATCATATGATGGAAAATATAAAAAAATTTTCCAAGATCTATATAACACTGAATTTAAATCAAAATTTGAAGAATTAAAAATTACTTATGAACATCGTTTAATAGATGATATGATAGCAAAAGCAATCAAATCAAATGGAGGATTCATATGGGCTTGTAAAAATTATGATGGGGATGTACAATCTGATTGCATTGCTCAAGGATTTGGATCATTAGGGATGATGACTTCAGTCTTACTTACTCCAGATGGAAAAACCTTAGAATCTGAAGCGGCTCATGGGACTATAACCCGACATTATCGATTATATCAGAAAGGGCAAAAGACCTCTACCAATCCTATTGCTTCTATTTTTTCCTGGACTAGAGGACTTAAACATCGTGCTTTTTTAGATAAAAATATGGATTTGAAATATTTTTCTGAAAAAATGGAAAAAACATGTATAGATTTTATAGAATCCGGAAAAATGACTAAAGATTTGTTTCAATTAGCTTATGGAAATAAATATAACAATGAAAAAAATTATTTAGACACCAAAACCTTTCTTAAAGAATTAAAAATTCTTTTCGATAAAAAAATATAATACAAATATAAAAATTTGTATTTTTTGAATTAATTTATTCATAATCTCTTTTCTTCTCACTTTTCCAAGTGAATTTTCTATAAAATTAGAAAAAAAGAAAATTTTTTTTGGTTTGTGAAATTTATTTTTTCCATTGAAAATAATTTCTGGAAATTTGAGTGGAAAAGGATCTCCCTCAATAACTAATACTATTTCTTCTCCCAAAATTTTATTTGGAATTGAAGATATAAAAAATCGTTTATGAAAAGGAATAAAAGAACTTATTTTTTTTTCTATTAATTCAGGAATAATTTTTATTCCTCCACTATTGATTACATTATCATATCTTCCTTTCCAGTAAAATGTATCATTAGATCTCATATGAACTATATCATTTGTTTGTAAAAAATTCCTAGAACATGGTGATAAAATTTTCAAGCAATTTCTTTTATCTACACTCAAATGTATATCTTGAAATGATTTATAAAAAGTAAATTTATTTGATCCACTAATTTTTCTTAGAGCTACATGACCCAATGTTTCTGTCATTCCATAAGTAGCATAACAAATAGTTGAAATATTTTTTAATTTCCTTTCCAAAAAATTGGAAATGGGACATCCTCCTATTAAAAGAATTTTAATATATTTTAAATATTTTAAACTAAAAAAAACTTGCATGGGAACCATTGATGTAATATCGAAATGTTCTTTGATATTTATTAAAGGATTAGACGATGGAGGAACACAATAAATTTTCCACTTAAAAATCATAGCACGAACTAAAAACATTTTAGCTGCTATAAAATCTGGAGATAAACATAATAAACCTCTTACTCCCCTTTTTTTTAGTTTTAAAAATTCGACAGTTTTTATAGCTCTTTCAAAAAAATGCTTTTTTTTAAAATATATTATTTTTGGAGAACCTGTAGTTCCAGAAGTTGAAACAGATAATATAGATTCATTATTATACCATTTTTTTAAAAATGAAAAAATAGCATTTTTCCAATGAAAATTTCCTTTGAAAAAATTGGAATAAGAATCATTCAATGTTTTTTTAGAAGAAAAATCAATCCACATTTTTTCATTTATTAAAAAAGGAAACTTCCCATTTCATAGATGGATTATACCAAATAGAACCTTTTTTAATTTCTAAAGGAGAACTCCAATTATTCACATACAAAACTCCTGTATTTAATCCATAGACATGAGAATAAATATTTTGATCTTCATATTTTTTTTTCATCATAAAAGCCCATTGAGCAATAGCATTAATACCAATGTTACTTTCTAAAGAAGAACTAATCCACCATTTAATTTTCCTTTTGTTAGCTTCTAATATCCATTCTTTAGTTCCATAAAAACCTCCATTTATACTAGGCTTCAATACCACATATTTAGGAAATATAACATCCAATAATCTTTTTTTATCTTTTAATTTATGAATACCTCCTAATTCTTCGTCTAATGCTATAGGTAATTTTGATTTTTTACAAATTTCTGACATATTTTTCCAATTCCCAGATAATATAGGCTGTTCCATTGAATGAACTATACTTAAATCATAAAGTTTATTTAAACAATACAAAGCTTTTTTAGAATTTTCAAAACAACCATTTGCATCTACACGTATTTTTATAGATGGATATTTTTTTTGAATTATTTTTAATATTAAATACTGATCTTCGAAAGAATCCACGCTAATTTTCATTTTTATAAATGAAAACCCCTTAATAATTTTTCTTTCTATTTCTTTTATTAGATTATCTATATCATTTGTTCTTTCCTTATTTTTTTTAAAGGATTTAAGCCACATCAAAGCATTTACAGATATCCCTTTTTTTCCATGAGTAAATTCTGAGTCATATAATATAGGAAACTTGTTTTTTAAGCTTAAAAAAGCTTGTTCTAATCCAAAAAAAATGGATGAATATGAGATATATTTACGATAATAATGTATTTCTGTTTTTTTTAAAGAAATTACTTTTTTGGAAAGATTTTCTAATTCATTTTTAAAGTGATTTAAATTTTTTGAAACTGATATTTCCAATATTGGATTACATTCTCCTATTCCTATTTTATTATTTTTTTTCAATATAATAAACCAAATAGTATTATAATCAAATATTCTTTTGGAATTAAATATTTTCTTTATAAAAAAAAACTTTTTTTTTTATAAAGAAATTTATTTTATCCATATATTAAATAAATATAGATTCTCCAATTTCTAATAGAATTAGTTCTTTTCCATTTTTATGGAACCTTTTTTTAGCTTCATCTTTATCAATTAGAATTTCTTCAAAAGTATTATAATGAACTCCTAATATTTTCTTGCACTTCAGAAAATCTGAAGCAAGAATTGCTTCTTCTATATCCATCGTATATCTTCCTCCTATTGGTAGGATAGAAAGTTTCAGTTTTCCAAAACTAGGAATAATATGCATTTCACTCGTCAAAGATGTATCTCCCGATATATATAAATTTCCTTCATCTGTATGTAAGAGAAATCCTCCAGGGTTTCCACCATAAGTTCCATCATTAAAAACACTAGAATGAGCTGCCCAAACATATTTTAATTTTCCAAAAGAAAAAGAAATGAAAGATCCATAATTCATTCCACATGTTTTGATTCCTTTTTTTTCAAAATAATTGGAGATCTCATAATTAGAAATAACTAAAGCATTATTAAATTTTTGTGAAAAAAATTCTACATCACATACGTGATCATAATGAGCATGAGTTAACAATATATAATCTACTTTTTTTAAAAGATCAACATATTTCAAGAAATTTTTATTTTGAAAAAGAGGATTTCCAGAAAAAAAAGGATCTATTAATAAATATTTGTCATGTATTTCCAATACACATGTGCTATGAGAAAAAAAAGTGATTTTCATAATTTTTATAAAAAATTGCTGCCCCCTATACTTAATCCATACAAAAAAACAATCAAAACTAGTCTTTTTAACTCCAAGTTAAACAACTTATCATCCTTTAAAAAAAGGATTATTTTAACATGATAAATTAAAAACATGACGACTAATATAAAGAAAATCCATTGGTAAATGGTTTTTTGATTCAAAAAAATAAAAAAAGCTCCTAAAAAAATTGAAATAAATATGGAAATAGCATGATATAATTTTGCACGTTTCATCCCCAACCATCCTGCTATAGTATATTTTCCGTTTTCATAATCATTATTTAAATCTCTCATATTATTTATGTTTAAAACAGCTACATTTAACAACCCCATAGATAATGATAATAAAAACATATCCATATGTAAGGTCTGTGTATATAAAAAATAACTTCCTTCTACTGAAATAAGTCCAAAGAAAATGAAAACAAATAAATCCCCCATTCCTATTATATATCCATAAGGAGAAGATCCAATAGAGTACTTTATAGAACTATAAATACAAACAAAAACTCCTATAAAATAAAATAAAAAAACAAAAATTTTTTTGTATGAAATGCTTTGATAAAGCAATAAAAATCCTGATAAAAAAGATAATATAGAAAACAAATAAATAGCTTTCTTCATTTTCGATAAAGAAATAAGCCCACATTGAATTGTTCTTTTTGGACCTATACGTTTAAAATTATCAACTCCTGTTATGCTATCTCCATAATCATTTGAAAAATTAGCCAATATTTGCAATAATAAAGCTGTAAGGACACAAAAAATGTATATTTTTAAATTGACATGAACTCTAGACTTAGAAACAAGAAAACTTAAAGTTATTCCAGAAAAAGATAAAGGTAAAGTATGTAAACGAGCTGCATAGATCCAATACTTTAATCTCATAAAAACTTTGTAAACTTTTTAAAATCAGGATTTCTTTTTTCTAAAAAAGCTTTCTTTCCTTCTTGAGACTCTTCCATTAAATAAAACATTAAAGTAGCATCTCCTGCTAACTGCATCAATCCATGTTGTCCGTCTAATTCTGCATTTAAACAACGTTTGATCATCCTTATACACATGGAACTTTTTTCCTGTATTATTTTACACCATTTTATGGTTTCTGATTCTAATTTCTTTTGACTGACAACCTTATTGATCAAACCCATTTTCAATGCTTCCTCAGCCGTATATTCTTTACATAAGAACCACATTTCTCGTGTCTTCTTTTGACCTATATTACGAGCTAAATAAGAACATCCAAATCCTCCATCAAAAGAACCTACTTTTGGTCCTACTTGACTAAAAATAGCATTATCAGATGCAATAGTCAAATCGCAAACTACATGTAATACGTTCCCTCCTCCCACAGCATAACCATTTACCATAGCTATAACAGGCTTAGGGAGTTCTCTTATTCTCTTATAGAAATCCAAAATATTCAATCTTATAGTTCCATCTACCCCCAAATAACCACCTAATCCCCTTGTAGTTTGATCCCCTCCAGAACAAAAAGATTTATTTCCAGATCCCGTTACAATTAATA
This genomic window from Blattabacterium cuenoti contains:
- the cysD gene encoding sulfate adenylyltransferase subunit CysD; the protein is MKTYYLNYLEELESESIHIYREVAGQFDKPCLLFSGGKDSILLVHLALKAFKPGKIPFPLVHIDTGYNFPETLEFRNWLVKEIKEEIIIRKVEKTIVQRNLSEPKGRFPNRNVLQSYTLIDTIEEFQFDACIGGGRRDEEKARSKERIFSIRNEFGFWDPKLQRPELWNIYNGKIYKGENVRVFPISNWTEIDVWNYIKKENILLPSIYFSHERRAINIRGKWMAISDLIKPNPDEVVHIKKLRYRTIGDMTCTAAIESMATNVEQIIQELLNTKISERGQTRIDDSFSETAMEDRKKQGYF
- a CDS encoding phosphoadenylyl-sulfate reductase produces the protein MKNMKWKVSSQECLSDLSKEIKSTSVEDKLRTLSNFFPGKIVFSTSFNIEDQLISHFILSNKIPIKIFTLDTGRLFEETYKVWKDTNKFYGYSISAYSPNQDSLEKFLSENGPNSFYDNVKNRVKCCFLRKVEPLKRALKGNFVWVTGLRAEHSVERKKLNYLEWDSKYHLIKYHPLYDWKLESIEKMVKKYKIPYNPLYDKGFLSIGCSPCTRSVKFGESYRSGRWWWEDDTIKKECGLHTKK
- a CDS encoding NADP-dependent isocitrate dehydrogenase, translated to MKKIKVNNPIVEIDGDEMARIIWKYIKKYFILPYLDMEIIYFDLEIKNRNLTNDQITINAAYAIKKYNVGIKCATITPDEDRMKEFHLKKMWKSPNGTIRNIINGTVFREPIIVNNIPRLIPNWKNPICIARHAYADQYKATDFTTEEKGKLYIYFIPDNKKNKSKKFEIHHFMGPGIAMGMYNTDQSICGFARSCFNYSIYKKMPLFLSTKNTIMKSYDGKYKKIFQDLYNTEFKSKFEELKITYEHRLIDDMIAKAIKSNGGFIWACKNYDGDVQSDCIAQGFGSLGMMTSVLLTPDGKTLESEAAHGTITRHYRLYQKGQKTSTNPIASIFSWTRGLKHRAFLDKNMDLKYFSEKMEKTCIDFIESGKMTKDLFQLAYGNKYNNEKNYLDTKTFLKELKILFDKKI
- a CDS encoding AMP-binding protein; this encodes MWIDFSSKKTLNDSYSNFFKGNFHWKNAIFSFLKKWYNNESILSVSTSGTTGSPKIIYFKKKHFFERAIKTVEFLKLKKRGVRGLLCLSPDFIAAKMFLVRAMIFKWKIYCVPPSSNPLINIKEHFDITSMVPMQVFFSLKYLKYIKILLIGGCPISNFLERKLKNISTICYATYGMTETLGHVALRKISGSNKFTFYKSFQDIHLSVDKRNCLKILSPCSRNFLQTNDIVHMRSNDTFYWKGRYDNVINSGGIKIIPELIEKKISSFIPFHKRFFISSIPNKILGEEIVLVIEGDPFPLKFPEIIFNGKNKFHKPKKIFFFSNFIENSLGKVRRKEIMNKLIQKIQIFIFVLYFFIEKNF
- a CDS encoding enolase C-terminal domain-like protein — encoded protein: MKKNNKIGIGECNPILEISVSKNLNHFKNELENLSKKVISLKKTEIHYYRKYISYSSIFFGLEQAFLSLKNKFPILYDSEFTHGKKGISVNALMWLKSFKKNKERTNDIDNLIKEIERKIIKGFSFIKMKISVDSFEDQYLILKIIQKKYPSIKIRVDANGCFENSKKALYCLNKLYDLSIVHSMEQPILSGNWKNMSEICKKSKLPIALDEELGGIHKLKDKKRLLDVIFPKYVVLKPSINGGFYGTKEWILEANKRKIKWWISSSLESNIGINAIAQWAFMMKKKYEDQNIYSHVYGLNTGVLYVNNWSSPLEIKKGSIWYNPSMKWEVSFFNK
- a CDS encoding metal-dependent hydrolase, producing MKITFFSHSTCVLEIHDKYLLIDPFFSGNPLFQNKNFLKYVDLLKKVDYILLTHAHYDHVCDVEFFSQKFNNALVISNYEISNYFEKKGIKTCGMNYGSFISFSFGKLKYVWAAHSSVFNDGTYGGNPGGFLLHTDEGNLYISGDTSLTSEMHIIPSFGKLKLSILPIGGRYTMDIEEAILASDFLKCKKILGVHYNTFEEILIDKDEAKKRFHKNGKELILLEIGESIFI
- the menA gene encoding 1,4-dihydroxy-2-naphthoate octaprenyltransferase; this translates as MRLKYWIYAARLHTLPLSFSGITLSFLVSKSRVHVNLKIYIFCVLTALLLQILANFSNDYGDSITGVDNFKRIGPKRTIQCGLISLSKMKKAIYLFSILSFLSGFLLLYQSISYKKIFVFLFYFIGVFVCIYSSIKYSIGSSPYGYIIGMGDLFVFIFFGLISVEGSYFLYTQTLHMDMFLLSLSMGLLNVAVLNINNMRDLNNDYENGKYTIAGWLGMKRAKLYHAISIFISIFLGAFFIFLNQKTIYQWIFFILVVMFLIYHVKIILFLKDDKLFNLELKRLVLIVFLYGLSIGGSNFL
- the menB gene encoding 1,4-dihydroxy-2-naphthoyl-CoA synthase, whose amino-acid sequence is MNSTLEMDWTPIKKYEDILFLFYKGISKIEINRPWCHNAFRVETVNEMIDAADICKNRTDIDILIVTGSGNKSFCSGGDQTTRGLGGYLGVDGTIRLNILDFYKRIRELPKPVIAMVNGYAVGGGNVLHVVCDLTIASDNAIFSQVGPKVGSFDGGFGCSYLARNIGQKKTREMWFLCKEYTAEEALKMGLINKVVSQKKLESETIKWCKIIQEKSSMCIRMIKRCLNAELDGQHGLMQLAGDATLMFYLMEESQEGKKAFLEKRNPDFKKFTKFL